In Stigmatopora argus isolate UIUO_Sarg chromosome 17, RoL_Sarg_1.0, whole genome shotgun sequence, the following are encoded in one genomic region:
- the amer2 gene encoding APC membrane recruitment protein 2, with product MEVQMECADPISAPPCDPQPTGKINKAAFKLFGKRRPGSGMASFFSFRNKGTTLSGTNGHSEPGNSVNGNSSMSSVELVRSKTHDGLIGSGNDADGERGEVLSALETETVRSLSKSLSFFSFLRRGSLRSSENGVGLVRRGKGLKGFFSSIRWRRKEKTIEGDGVAPEHGTEKDVDVADPEMTEDVTLTLEPAPHYLQENHGKTEAEHNLQAAEGHTSVSLTPSHCVAMPGPSGEPDSPSPFTPNDSPLHPADSKVKNSVSSLTPTLATPPLEYCSTGDPPSEPSVDRLCSLLFNDVTSLKSFDSLTGCGDIIADVVDEETAGNGDSVTSSSSSGGGGGAGMGDVGASGVGRPLGVTCATTRASPSKAHLTSKLTQSLFTTSSGTASFPSHTRVPLSPQSPTVGSGVVAYMGGGEEMASPEGVDDADMQGLWHMLPSTNDDSPALPRSHQPSCTTVTSTYPLRTINSSCHQTSTNAFADHKLKQVKSLGLSKIPVVGAAGNRATKPPLTQGRYPASPGDKEPLSDEGYWDTPSATPTATPEESGLRHKHKISRDSCSGDHLYDLYNDPGGAEGDDDPNSSSSLSTEYKISPPSSSSSSSFRSMKGSTSLPRESKIPVSTKQTTPAQSASQSALSSVVEVESLPPKTQAPPLTRTRIPVSKVPVRRPGTKPGPTTGASKK from the coding sequence ATGGAGGTGCAGATGGAGTGTGCGGATCCCATATCGGCCCCTCCATGTGACCCCCAGCCCACCGGGAAGATCAACAAAGCTGCCTTCAAGCTCTTTGGAAAGCGTCGGCCCGGCTCCGGAATGGCTAGCTTCTTTTCCTTCCGGAACAAAGGAACTACACTAAGCGGGACCAATGGGCATTCTGAACCTGGGAATTCCGTGAACGGGAATAGTTCAATGTCGTCAGTCGAGCTGGTGAGAAGCAAAACCCACGATGGACTCATCGGGTCCGGTAACGATGCTGATGGAGAGAGAGGGGAGGTGCTGTCGGCTCTGGAGACGGAAACTGTGAGGTCTCTCAGTAAATCGTTAAGTTTCTTCTCTTTCTTGCGACGTGGGAGTCTTAGGTCAAGTGAAAATGGTGTGGGACTTGTGCGGAGAGGGAAGGGGTTGAAGGGCTTTTTCAGTAGCATCCGCTGGCGACGTAAGGAGAAAACAATCGAAGGAGATGGAGTAGCGCCGGAACATGGAACGGAGAAAGATGTGGATGTTGCAGACCCTGAAATGACCGAGGATGTTACCCTCACTCTTGAACCAGCACCACATTATCTACAGGAGAATCATGGGAAGACTGAGGCAGAACATAATCTTCAAGCGGCTGAGGGTCACACGAGTGTTTCATTGACACCCTCACACTGTGTAGCCATGCCTGGTCCATCTGGTGAGCCAGATTCCCCCTCTCCTTTCACACCCAATGACTCCCCTTTGCACCCTGCtgacagtaaagtaaaaaactCAGTCTCCAGCCTTACCCCCACCCTCGCCACGCCCCCTTTGGAGTATTGTAGTACAGGTGACCCACCCTCAGAACCCTCGGTGGACCGCCTTTGCTCTCTGCTCTTCAATGATGTCACATCCCTCAAGAGTTTTGATTCACTCACTGGCTGCGGCGACATTATTGCTGATGTAGTAGATGAAGAGACAGCTGGAAATGGGGACAGCGTTactagtagcagcagcagtggtggcggtggtggtgCTGGAATGGGGGATGTAGGGGCGTCAGGTGTTGGGAGGCCGCTCGGTGTCACCTGCGCCACAACTCGTGCGTCCCCTTCGAAAGCCCATCTAACTTCCAAGCTGACACAATCCTTGTTCACTACATCATCTGGCACAGCTTCATTTCCTTCCCATACCCGAGTTCCTCTCAGCCCTCAATCACCCACTGTGGGCAGTGGGGTGGTTGCCTATATGGGTGGTGGGGAGGAAATGGCAAGTCCAGAGGGAGTGGACGATGCTGACATGCAGGGGCTTTGGCATATGCTACCTTCGACCAACGATGACTCTCCAGCTTTACCCCGATCACATCAACCCTCCTGTACCACTGTCACTTCCACCTACCCGCTTCGTACCATCAACTCTAGCTGTCACCAAACTTCAACCAATGCATTTGCAGATCATAAACTGAAGCAGGTGAAATCTTTGGGCCTCAGTAAAATTCCAGTTGTTGGCGCTGCAGGAAATAGAGCAACGAAACCTCCCTTAACTCAGGGTCGTTATCCAGCATCACCTGGAGACAAGGAACCACTCAGTGATGAAGGCTATTGGGATACACCCTCTGCAACACCCACAGCAACACCTGAAGAAAGTGGACTTCGGCATAAACACAAGATTTCACGTGATAGTTGCTCTGGAGACCACCTGTATGACCTCTACAACGACCCTGGAGGAGCCGAGGGTGATGACGACCCTAACAGTTCTTCCTCTTTGTCAACCGAATACAAAATCAGCCCTCCTtcctcgtcctcttcctcttcatttCGATCAATGAAAGGGAGCACCAGTCTTCCGCGGGAATCTAAGATTCCAGTCAGCACCAAACAAACAACGCCGGCTCAGTCCGCAAGCCAGTCAGCGCTCTCGTCTGTTGTGGAGGTTGAATCGTTGCCACCAAAGACCCAAGCTCCTCCTCTGACTCGCACCAGAATCCCTGTATCCAAGGTACCCGTGCGTCGCCCAGGAACCAAACCAGGCCCCACAACCGGAGCTTCCAAGAAGTAG
- the mtmr6 gene encoding phosphatidylinositol-3,5-bisphosphate 3-phosphatase MTMR6 gives MEHIRTPKVQQVRLLDRFSNKSTSGTLYLTATHLIFVEISSNNSTSAGQEVWILHHHIASVEKLSLTTSGCPLVIQCRNFRVVHFVVQRERDCHDIYSSLLRLLRPVSYDELYAFSYNPKQNDQQREEGWQLIDLGAEFERMGVPCDQWQLTDVNRDYKICETYPRDLYVPITASKPIIVGSSKFRSKGRFPVLTYFYQEKKAAVCRCSQPLSGFSARCLEDESMLQAISKANHNSRFVYVMDTRPKLNALANRAAGKGYENEDNYSNIRFQFVGIENIHVMRTSLQKLLEVIGSRSLSMSDYLVGLESCGWLRHIKSVLDAAIFLAKAVTQEGASVLVHCSDGWDRTAQVCSLGSLLMDPYYRTIKGFMVLIEKDWISFGHKFADRCDQLDGDPKEVSPIFTQFLECVWQLSEQFPQAFEFSEWFLLQIHEHVHSCQYGNFLGNNQRQREELQLRERTHSLWAHLMSEKQNYLNPFYSPEYSETHPVLEPSTLPYHFKFWRNMYHQFDRSMHPRQSILKTILTGRENSRKAESKLQALESRLQQLGVTPVVSAGLSLATPTREHRPLAKPFPPRPDSLILGAPVNHKEVRRLQEEDEHEEIGEEATESTDTERTVEGSSGTESRKQSYGELEETYNNDVVKEEPAVVSLEFGVARMTC, from the exons GTGCAGCAGGTACGTCTGTTGGATCGTTTCAGCAACAAATCCACAAGCGGCACACTATACCTCACAGCGACGCACCTCATCTTTGTGGAGATCAGCTCAAATAACTCGACGTCTGCTGGACAAGAGGTTTGG ATTTTGCACCACCACATTGCATCTGTGGAGAAGCTTTCTCTCACCACCTCGGGTTGTCCATTGGTTATTCAGTGTCGTAACTTCAGAGTGGTTCACTTTGTGGTGCAGAGAGAACGTGACTGCCATGACATCTACAGCTCGCTTTTGCGCCTTCTTCGGCCTG TGTCGTATGATGAGCTGTACGCGTTCTCGTACAATCCCAAACAAAATGACCAGCAGCGTGAGGAAGGCTGGCAGCTAATTGACTTAGGAGCAGAGTTCGAGAGGATGGGGGTCCCCTGTGACCAATGGCAACTCACAGATGTGAACAGAGACTACAAG ATTTGTGAGACATATCCACGCGACCTGTACGTCCCCATTACGGCCAGTAAGCCCATTATTGTGGGCAGTTCCAAATTCAGGAGCAAAGGACGCTTTCCAGTACTTACTTACTTCTACCAAGAGAAGAAG GCGGCAGTATGCCGGTGCAGCCAGCCTCTTTCCGGGTTTAGCGCACGCTGTTTAGAAGATGAGAGCATGCTGCAAGCCATCAGCAAAGCCAACCACAACAGCCGATTTGTTTACGTCATGGACACGAGGCCAAAG CTCAATGCGCTCGCCAACCGAGCAGCGGGCAAAGGCTATGAGAACGAAGACAACTACTCCAACATTCGCTTCCAGTTTGTGGGCATTGAAAACATCCATGTAATGAGAACCAGTCTACAGAAATTGCTAGAAG TGATTGGTTCTCGGTCCCTCTCAATGAGTGACTATCTGGTAGGACTGGAAAGCTGCGGTTGGTTGAGGCATATAAAATCTGTTCTTGATGCAGCGATCTTCCTTGCTAAG GCGGTGACCCAGGAAGGAGCCAGTGTTTTGGTTCATTGTTCTGACGGGTGGGACCGAACAGCGCAAGTCTGCTCCCTCGGGTCTCTACTTATGGATCCCTACTATCGCACCATCAAGGGTTTCATG GTTCTGATAGAGAAAGACTGGATCTCCTTTGGCCACAAGTTTGCAGATAG GTGTGACCAATTGGATGGAGACCCAAAAGAAGTCTCTCCTATCTTCACTCAGTTCCTAGAGTGTGTGTGGCAGCTCTCTGAGCAGTTCCCTCAG GCATTTGAATTTAGCGAGTGGTTCCTGCTGCAGATTCACGAGCACGTGCACTCATGTCAATATGGAAACTTCCTTGGTAACAACCAGAGGCAGAGAGAAGAGCTGCA GCTAAGAGAGAGGACTCATTCATTGTGGGCGCATCTAATGAGTGAAAAACAGAACTACTTGAATCCATTCTACAGCCCTGAATACTCTGAAACGCACCCTGTGCTCGAGCCCTCCACTTTGCCCTACCATTTCAA gTTTTGGAGAAACATGTATCACCAGTTTGACCGCTCCATGCACCCTCGGCAGTCCATCCTCAAAACTATTCTGACTGGTAGGGAGAACAGTCGCAAGGCAGAGAGCAAGCTGCAAGCACTAGAGAGT AGGCTTCAACAGCTCGGCGTGACACCTGTCGTGAGTGCCGGGCTCTCCCTAGCCACTCCCACCAGGGAACATCGCCCACTTGCCAAACCCTTCCCGCCACGCCCTGACTCCCTCATTCTGGGGGCTCCTGTCAATCATAAGGAAGTTCGCCGGCTGCAGGAAGAAGACGAGCACGAGGAGATTGGTGAGGAAGCCACTGAGAGCACCGACACGGAGCGGACAGTAGAGGGAAGCAGCGGCACTGAGAGCCGCAAGCAGAGCTATGGAGAGCTGGAAGAAACCTACAATAACGATGTGGTCAAAGAGGAACCCGCTGTTGTGAGTCTAGAGTTTGGAGTAGCACGCATGACCTGCTGA